A single genomic interval of Primulina huaijiensis isolate GDHJ02 chromosome 7, ASM1229523v2, whole genome shotgun sequence harbors:
- the LOC140980653 gene encoding uncharacterized protein, translated as MRIRKHAKISPLLYATSSQDTVTLPQAHICQLNQSPWDVMNFSPPRPCLPPTSPSQVYGNDCFAGNGSSRDSIAVTRRESTNKATKCENSGSISDRAAPDDTEQEACTSPKDSSIILCCKTDSKCWQCRREAAKGNSLCEHHLLMFRNYSNYKYSAHSPTKNSEKSSVETRGRGRPRSKKRSAPSLSNPNEFYYYSGFGPRWGKKRGEVSKNMNEELNMPNNDLEDHDQAASSLCDVEDDRLDEDDDEEEKNEEIGKKRARKPIKARSLKSLM; from the exons ATGAGAATACGCAAGCACGCCAAGATTTCTCCTCTACTCTATGCGACGTCATCACAGGATACCGTAACTCTTCCTCAAGCGCATATTTGTCAGCTCAATCAATCCCCGTGGGACGTGATGAACTTCTCGCCGCCAAGACCATGTCTTCCGCCTACGTCACCGTCTCAG GTCTATGGGAACGATTGTTTTGCCGGGAATGGGAGCTCGAGAGATTCTATTGCAGTAACTAGAAG GGAGTCGACGAATAAAGCAACGAAATGCGAAAATTCCGGCAGCATCTCTGACAGAGCCGCGCCGGATGACACGGAGCAGGAAGCGTGCACTTCTCCGAAAGACAGTTCGATTATTTTGTGCTGCAAGACTGATAGCAAGTGCTGGCAATGCCGAAGAGAGGCTGCCAAAGGCAATTCACTTTGTGAGCACCATCTACTCATGTTTCGAAACTATAGCAATTATAAGTACTCCGCGCATTCTCCCACCAAGAACTCGGAAAAATCATCGGTGGAGACTCGGGGCCGGGGCCGCCCACGAAGCAAGAAGCGCTCGGCACCATCTTTGTCAAATCCAAAcgagttttattattattcggGTTTTGGACCGCGGTGGGGCAAGAAAAGAGGTGAAGTTAGCAAGAATATGAATGAAGAATTAAACATGCCGAATAATGATCTTGAAGATCATGACCAGGCAGCATCCTCTTTGTGCGACGTTGAGGATGATCGTCTAGACGAGGATGATGACGAAGAGGAGAAAAATGAAGAGATTGGAAAGAAAAGAGCCCGAAAACCGATCAAAGCTAGATCTCTCAAATCCTTAATGTGA
- the LOC140981703 gene encoding uncharacterized protein, translating into MAQATLTSALLFLLASHSFMLIFVSSEPPLDAVEQEAVYRVLESINSGIQWRTLFPDDMCASAPHGIVCNYFSDYSAAGSSVTGHVTELSFGYVSDYSPNPPCGSYSTFQPSLLTPLPYLNKLFFYKCFTEKEIPFPDFSPLLSSSLEELIFIENPGLSGSLDGRIGNFSRLRRLVLTGTSVSSKIPRGFGELINIEQLTLSRSKFEGEISANIFQNLQKLKVLDLSENGFKGSVPESIGNLTDLLKLDLSYNEFSGRIPEMIKNLNSLEFLDLSYNRFGNFGVPLFLSGMPSLKEVYLSGNFLGGQIPEIWGNLGGILGIGLSGIGLLGNIPKSMAMNLKMLCYLALDNNRLEGIVPEEFGALEFVTELNLENNNLTGRVPFSADLVSKLGKKLKLEGNSDLCIDEGLRSAKFSGVLGQLKVCRQQPDIPQTALLFENFYPRKPRSYTLIFLCGLLIKQDVANTVSLCSEMTSHFFTL; encoded by the exons ATGGCACAGGCTACCCTCACTTCCGCCCTGCTCTTCTTGCTCGCATCACACTCCTTCATGCTCATTTTCGTTTCTTCAGAGCCGCCGCTCGACGCGGTGGAGCAAGAAGCGGTGTACCGAGTTCTTGAATCAATCAACTCCGGTATCCAGTGGCGCACGCTTTTCCCGGACGACATGTGCGCCTCCGCTCCACACGGCATTGTCTGCAACTACTTCTCTGATTACTCCGCCGCCGGTTCCTCCGTCACTGGCCATGTGACGGAGCTGAGCTTTGGATATGTCTCCGACTATTCTCCCAACCCTCCTTGCGGTTCCTACTCCACCTTCCAGCCTTCTCTGTTAACCCCGCTCCCTTACCTCAATAAACTGTTCTTCTACAAATGCTTCACCGAAAAGGAAATCCCATTTCCGGATTTCTCACCATTGCTGTCTTCTTCTTTAGAGGAACTGATTTTCATCGAAAACCCCGGTTTATCCGGGTCTCTGGATGGCAGGATCGGTAATTTCAGCCGTTTAAGGAGGTTGGTTTTGACAGGAACAAGTGTTTCGAGCAAAATCCCACGTGGGTTTGGTGAGTTAATCAACATCGAACAGCTCACGCTTTCGAGGAGCAAGTTTGAAGGTGAGATTTCTGCGAATATTTTTCAGAACTTGCAGAAACTGAAGGTTCttgatttgagtgaaaatgGGTTCAAAGGAAGCGTTCCAGAATCCATTGGAAACTTGACTGATTTGTTGAAGCTCGATTTAAGCTACAACGAGTTTTCAGGAAGAATCCCAGAaatgatcaagaatttgaacagTTTGGAGTTTCTTGATCTGAGTTACAACCGTTTTGGCAACTTCGGAGTGCCACTGTTCTTGTCCGGAATGCCCAGTTTGAAGGAAGTGTATTTGAGTGGGAACTTTCTTGGAGGGCAGATCCCGGAGATATGGGGAAATCTCGGGGGCATTCTTGGGATTGGGCTATCAGGGATAGGACTTCTTGGGAATATCCCAAAATCAATGGCGATGAATCTGAAAATGTTGTGCTATTTAGCGCTTGATAACAATAGGCTTGAAGGGATAGTACCTGAGGAATTTGGGGCTTTGGAATTTGTTACTGAGTTGAATCTGGAGAACAACAATTTGACTGGAAGGGTACCATTTTCTGCAGACCTTGTGTCCAAACTTGGGAAAAAGTTGAAGTTGGAGGGCAATTCGGACCTTTGCATTGATGAGGGCTTGAGGTCTGCTAAGTTCAGTGGTGTGCTGGGGCAGCTGAAAGTGTGCAGACAGCAGCCAGACATTCCCCAAACCGCCCTTCTCTTTGAGAATTTTTACCCAAGGAAACCTAGGTCTTATACCTTGATATTCCTATG TGGATTGCTTATCAAGCAAGATGTTGCAAATACTGTGTCATTGTGTAGTGAAATGACTTCCCATTTCTTTACTCTTTGA